In Mytilus edulis chromosome 13, xbMytEdul2.2, whole genome shotgun sequence, a single window of DNA contains:
- the LOC139501180 gene encoding uncharacterized protein, which translates to MSKYPRMEGTYQKMLSLVSKFGDENYTDALELHVSSPNQTKEFYKKNKEVKDFLQQIDQIQETFELVNFYHYPFGVPQDYPNATEIRDILRISFYMQHVLEAENACGKVCLLLHKCFESIGVSHRVAYGVFECAGLKNAHVWLYVGDHLVDNTYVSLTSIEDFVTVKMAMKYMEIDPDTVTDLFLGDEDTRKVGITDHTTRAFKWELQNSDKSLAIMKNKIQLKHYFSVMKEFMANSYKVTIDISPIVFETCWNCNDKSDKLLKCGKCKVALYCCKECQKLDWKSIHKVICLPPNTF; encoded by the exons ATGTCAAAATATCCAAGAATGGAAGGCACATATCAGAAAATGCTGTCGTTGGTCAGTAAGTTTGGGGATGAGAATTATACAGATGCTCTTGAGTTGCATGTTTCGAGTCCAAATCAGACCAAGgaattttacaagaaaaataaaGAAGTGAAGGATTTCCTTCAGCAGATTGATCAAATTCAAG AAACATTTGAGCTTGTCAATTTCTATCATTATCCTTTTGGAGTACCACAGGATTACCCAAACGCTACAGAAATCAGAGATATTCTGCGGATAAGTTTTTACATGCAACATGTTTTAGAAGCTGAAAATGCTTGTGGTAAAGTATGTTTACTGCTGCATAAATGTTTTGAGTCTATAGGTGTAAGTCATAGGGTTGCCTACGGTGTATTCGAATGCGCAGGGCTTAAGAATGCTCATGTTTGGTTGTATGTTGGAGATCATTTGGTGGATAACACATACGTTAGTTTGACATCAATTGAAGATTTTGTGACAGTGAAAATGGCAATGAAATATATGGAAATCGATCCAGATACAGTTACGGATCTTTTCCTTGGCGACGAAGACACTCGAAAAGTAGGCATCACTGACCACACCACCAGAGCTTTTAAATGGGAATTACAAAATTCAGATAAAAGTCTtgcaataatgaaaaataaaattcagcTTAAACACTATTTTAGTGTCATGAAAGAATTTATGGCTAACAGTTATAAAGTAACAATTGATATATCTCCAATAGTTTTTGAAACATGTTGGAACTGCAATGACAAGTCCGATAAATTATTGAAGTGTGGAAAATGTAAAGTCGCCTTGTATTGTTGTAAAGAATGTCAGAAACTAGATTGGAAAAGCATACATAAAGTAATTTGTTTACCACCGAATACATTTTAG
- the LOC139500796 gene encoding uncharacterized protein, which produces MAERDINVPDLAVDFFENDTPHGYAKRFMWMRHLQAFVGKTQSCQLNTIIYDGFAGAGVYSNAWDEDIAKYGSPLIAIRVSIEHFITKGKLINRFNARASIEVGPNDGVADYRMTNYSIRVYLVEGNISNFNKLVKNVGIIFDLYAIKFIRKKRSTDCVEIFSADDSISISCRVSHEKFENVDPPHIFASDRLVAFIDPFGYKHIPMSHVSKFVGLRKEIYINYMSQFVNRFFNVDEEGVQKLFGMAKADIESRLLPYTSDRLDNGMALYKDILKEHCGTEAFALSFEMRNIYNTRLYHMIFISCHEKGLEVMKEAMNAGTQNPTCFALSDFLISKKGQKMNLRNGQKDEDVAPVIFERFKSNQSVSIKTVRNFVIHDTIFVWRKGTLKNLCVNNKITNVLSAAGQHPQRRGTFPDHTEWFLTFAAS; this is translated from the exons ATGGCTGAAAGAG ATATAAATGTTCCTGATCTCGCTGTTGATTTCTTTGAAAATGACACTCCGCATGGATATGCCAAACGGTTTATGTGGATGCGACATCTGCAAGCGTTTGTTGGAAAGACCCAAAGTTGTCAATTAAATACAATAATCTATGACGGATTTGCTGGTGCTGGTGTGTATTCTAATGCATGGGATGAGGATATTGCAAAATATGGTTCTCCTCTCATTGCCATAAGAGTATCAATCGAGCACTTTATCACTAAGGGGAAATTAATTAACAGATTTAATGCACGTGCGTCAATTGAGGTGGGTCCAAATGACGGAGTCGCAGATTATCGCATGACTAACTACAGCATCCGAGTTTATCTTGTAGAAGGAAATATTTCGAACTTTAACAAGCTCGTTAAAAATGTTGGCATAATTTTTGAtttatatgccattaaatttaTCCGCAAAAAAAGATCCACAGACTGTGTAGAAATATTCAGTGCTGATGATAGTATATCTATTAGTTGTCGTGTTTCGCACGAAAAATTCGAAAATGTTGATCCACCACATATATTTGCAAGTGATCGCCTTGTAGCATTCATTGATCCATTTGGCTACAAACATATACCAATGAGTCATGTCTCAAAATTCGTAGGTTTGCGAAAAGAAATATACATCAATTATATGAGTCAGTTCGTCAACAGATTTTTTAATGTTGATGAAGAAGGGGTGCAAAAGCTTTTCGGAATGGCTAAAGCCGATATAGAATCACGGTTGTTACCATACACATCCGACAGGCTAGATAATGGAATGGCCTTGTATAAGGATATATTAAAAGAACATTGCGGTACCGAAGCATTTGCTCTGTCATTTGAAATGAGAAACATATATAATACTCGTTTATACCATATGATCTTTATATCCTGCCACGAGAAAGGTTTGGAGGTAATGAAGGAGGCCATGAACGCAGGTACGCAGAACCCAACATGTTTTGCACTTTCAGACTTTTTGATTTCGAAAAAAGGACAAAAGATGAATCTGAGGAATGGTCAGAAAGACGAAGATGTTGCTCCAGTAatatttgaaagatttaaaaGTAACCAGTCGGTTTCAATTAAAACCGTACGAAATTTTGTGATTCACGATACAATATTTGTTTGGAGAAAAGGAACTCTTAAAAATCTATGTgtgaataataaaataacaaatgtgTTGAGCGCTGCTGGACAACATCCGCAAAGACGGGGGACTTTTCCTGATCATACCGAATGGTTTCTCACATTTGCAGCATCTTGA